One window from the genome of Deinococcus cellulosilyticus NBRC 106333 = KACC 11606 encodes:
- a CDS encoding S-ribosylhomocysteine lyase — MAKVESFDLDHTRVRAPYVRIAGVKHTPKGDTITKYDLRLTQPNQEAIDSATLHTLEHLLAGYLRDHLENVLDVSPMGCRTGMYMAVIAEPAPDDVRAAFEKSLENVAQHGEKIPGVSELECGNYRDHDLQNARAVARKVLDQGLIVQETINIQR; from the coding sequence ATGGCGAAAGTGGAGTCCTTCGATTTAGACCACACCAGGGTTCGCGCTCCATACGTGCGCATTGCTGGCGTGAAACACACCCCGAAAGGGGACACCATCACCAAATATGACCTGCGTCTGACCCAGCCCAATCAGGAAGCCATCGATTCCGCAACCCTACACACCCTGGAGCACCTGCTTGCAGGCTACCTGAGAGACCACCTGGAGAATGTGCTGGATGTGTCCCCCATGGGCTGCCGCACGGGCATGTACATGGCTGTGATCGCTGAACCTGCTCCTGACGATGTGCGAGCAGCTTTCGAGAAATCCCTTGAAAATGTGGCCCAGCACGGTGAGAAGATTCCCGGAGTCAGTGAACTGGAATGTGGCAACTACCGGGACCATGACCTGCAAAATGCCAGAGCGGTGGCCAGAAAAGTGCTGGACCAGGGCCTGATTGTGCAGGAGACCATCAACATTCAAAGATGA
- a CDS encoding MarR family winged helix-turn-helix transcriptional regulator yields MTQLPPSDDPLKALDQTLLQLLTALEVVLIARPLATVLGEEEEVTGAQLRTLRFLDSVEFALVGDIAAGLGISYPAATKAVDRLCDRGLAERYRDAMDARRIQVSLTARGKSVLQEVQSERTRYLQGIFEQLPQSPAEMNSQLSLLLREIIRDPDVLDAIRRQSGQVRTDGHI; encoded by the coding sequence ATGACACAGCTTCCCCCCTCAGACGACCCCCTCAAAGCACTTGACCAGACCCTGCTGCAGCTCCTGACTGCGCTGGAGGTCGTTCTGATTGCCCGTCCTCTGGCCACTGTCCTGGGGGAAGAAGAAGAGGTGACCGGTGCCCAGCTCCGCACCCTGCGTTTTCTGGACAGTGTGGAATTCGCTCTGGTGGGTGACATTGCCGCTGGACTGGGCATTTCCTATCCTGCAGCAACCAAGGCCGTGGATCGCCTGTGTGACCGGGGTCTTGCCGAGCGTTACAGAGATGCCATGGATGCACGCCGAATCCAGGTCAGCCTGACCGCCAGAGGAAAGTCTGTTCTGCAGGAGGTGCAGTCTGAACGCACCCGCTACCTGCAGGGCATTTTTGAGCAGCTGCCCCAGTCCCCAGCAGAAATGAACAGCCAGCTTTCTCTGCTGCTCCGGGAGATCATCCGAGATCCTGATGTCCTGGACGCAATTCGCAGGCAGAGCGGACAGGTCAGAACAGACGGACATATATAA